One genomic window of Plasmodium coatneyi strain Hackeri chromosome 12, complete sequence includes the following:
- a CDS encoding Acetyl-CoA acetyltransferase, whose protein sequence is MTTTNNLRRVFVAGYARTPIGSLGGNLSQIPVHKLAGPTILKALERSQIEKDEVDCLIFGQSLPAGCGPLPLQRVVVSTGINLNAKTHLVSNLCCGGLDAVTLGYELIKGGKDICVVGAMESMSQSPFYLKNIRTEKYHLGNSPLNDSIVHDGYDYIVSKKELKKNNNMEQFCKKYKIPRVDLDAYVVNSFKRTANAYSDNLIQQELFPLIIQRKKNPITNEKTVIETDEMYKKYNLDDICNLSIDSVVTTCNTAPLADGACAIVLMSEQKINQLQINPLVQIVTYDHASVYPSDAPLSISHSIIKCLKKINKSSVDYYEINESSALDVVYNIRKLDLDHSNVNVNGGALSIGHPSSVSGSRILISLITVLKNFDMKLGCASINNYLGTSTSVIVENV, encoded by the exons ATGACGACAACAAACAATTTGAGAAGGGTGTTCGTGGCGGGCTACGCCAGGACGCCCATCGGTTCCCTCGGTGGGAACCTGTCACAAATACCAGTGCATAAGTTAG CCGGCCCAACCATTTTGAAGGCCCTGGAGAGAAgtcaaattgaaaaagacGAAGTGGACTGCCTAATCTTCGGACAGTCTCTCCCCGCGGGGTGCGGCCCGCTGCCCCTCCAGAGGGTGGTAGTTTCGACGG GGATAAACCTAAACGCGAAGACGCACCTGGTAAGCAACCTGTGCTGCGGAGGGCTGGACGCCGTGACCCTCGGTTATGAGCTAATCAAAGGCGGGAAGGACATCTGCGTAGTTGGCGCCATGGAATCCATGTCGCAAAGCcctttttacttaaaaaatataagaacgGAAAAGTATCACCTCGGGAATAGCCCCCTAAATGATAGCATCGTCCACGATGGGTACGACTACATTGTTAGTAagaaggagttaaaaaaaaataataacatggaacagttttgcaaaaaatataaaatccCCAGAGTAGACCTCGATGCATATGTGGTCAATTCGTTTAAAAGAACAGCCAATGCGTATAGCGATAATTTAATTCAACAAGAATTGTTTCCTTTAATAAttcaaaggaagaaaaatcccatcacaaatgaaaaaacggTTATCGAAACGGatgaaatgtacaaaaaatataacctCGATGATATTTGTAATTTAAGTATTGACTCTGTCGTAACGACCTGTAACACTGCACCGTTGGCAGATGGTGCTTGTGCAATTGTACTTATGAGTGAACAGAAAATAAACCAACTGCAAATAAATCCGTTAGTGCAAATTGTAACATACGATCATGCATCCGTCTACCCTTCTGATGCTCCACTCAGTATCTCTCACTCAATTATCAAGTGTCTTAAAAAGATAAATAAATCCTCCGTCGATTATTACGAGATTAATGAATCCTCCGCTTTAGACGTAGTGTACAACATTCGCAAGTTAGACCTGGATCATTCTAATGTGAATGTAAATGGCGGTGCTTTATCTATAGGACATCCAAGTTCGGTTTCCGGATCGAGGATCCTCATTTCGCTCATTACTGTGTTGAAAAACTTTGACATGAAGTTGGGTTGCGCTTCTATAAATAATTACCTAGGCACCTCCACCTCTGTCATTGTGGAGAACGTCtag
- a CDS encoding Signal recognition particle, with the protein MVLTELGTQLTSALQKLQASAVADDSAIEECLKEVIRALILADINISYLKDIKSNIKRNIEKNIDLYGNNKKRLVQQYVVEELINLLEGKKESYVPKKGSRNVILFVGLQGSGKTTTCTKFAHYYQKKGFKTALVCADTFRAGAFDQLKQNAAKVKIPFYGSYSEVDPVKIASDGVNAFLKEKYDLIIVDSSGRHKQESELFEEMKQVESSINPEEIVFVIDSHIGQSCHDQAMAFKNSVTLGSIIITKIDGHAKGGGALSAVASTGCPITFIGTGEHINDFEKFEAKSFVSRLLGLGDINGLVSTLKEVIDIEKQPQLINRLSKGKFVLRDMYDQFQNVFKMGSLSKVMSMIPGFGNNIISKGTEKEGIEKIKKFMVIMDSMTNEELDCVKPLNDSRCLRICKGSGTRLQDIRELLEQFKFLKNMVSKMGKLGLRENNFGSLMRNQKQFLSKMNNIIDPGMLGQMGGANNMVNILKEFTKMDDLGGSMANMMKQMGFKK; encoded by the coding sequence ATGGTACTGACGGAGCTGGGGACGCAGCTGACGTCAGCGCTGCAGAAACTGCAGGCATCGGCCGTGGCTGACGATAGTGCGATTGAAGAATGCCTGAAGGAAGTGATCAGAGCGTTGATCCTGGCAGACATAAATATTAGCTACCTGAAGGATATAAAAagtaatataaaaaggaatatcgaaaaaaatatcgaTTTGTATGGAAACAATAAAAAGAGACTGGTACAACAGTACGTGGTGGAGGAGCTTATTAACCTcctggaagggaagaaggaatccTATGTCCCCAAGAAAGGAAGTCGAAATGTCATTTTATTTGTCGGGTTGcaaggaagtggaaaaacaaCCACCTGTACCAAGTTTGCACATTATTATCAAAAGAAAGGATTCAAAACGGCGTTAGTATGTGCAGACACGTTTAGAGCGGGGGCTTTTGATCAGCTAAAACAGAATGCCGCAAAGGTTAAAATCCCATTTTATGGTAGCTACTCAGAAGTAGATCCTGTAAAAATTGCAAGTGATGGAGTCaatgcatttttaaaagaaaaatatgaccTAATCATAGTCGACAGTTCTGGTAGGCATAAACAAGAGAGTGAATTATTTGAAGAAATGAAGCAGGTCGAAAGTTCAATAAACCCAGAAGAAATTGTATTCGTAATTGATAGCCATATAGGACAGAGTTGTCATGACCAAGCCATGGCTTTTAAAAACTCAGTTACCTTAGGTAGTATAATTATTACCAAAATAGATGGACATGCCAAAGGAGGAGGGGCTCTATCAGCCGTAGCATCAACCGGATGTCCAATTACATTCATCGGTACAGGTGAACATATTAACGACTTTGAAAAGTTTGAAGCCAAGTCATTCGTTTCGAGACTCCTTGGGTTAGGAGATATCAACGGGTTGGTATCGACATTAAAAGAAGTGATAGACATTGAAAAACAGCCACAGTTAATTAACAGATTGTCTAAAGGGAAATTTGTCCTGAGAGATATGTATGATCAATTTCAAAACGTTTTTAAAATGGGGAGCCTAAGTAAAGTTATGTCTATGATCCCAGGTTTTGGGAACAATATAATTAGTAAAGGTACCGAGAAGGAAGGCATAgaaaagattaaaaaatttatggtTATTATGGATTCTATGACCAATGAAGAATTGGATTGTGTGAAACCTCTCAACGATAGTAGATGTCTGAGAATCTGCAAAGGGTCTGGTACGCGTCTGCAAGATATACGCGAGTTATTAGAAcagtttaaatttttaaaaaatatggtcTCTAAAATGGGCAAATTAGGATTGAGGGAAAATAACTTTGGCTCATTAATGAGAAACCAGAAACAATTCCTcagcaaaatgaacaacattaTTGATCCAGGAATGTTGGGACAAATGGGAGGGGCAAATAACATGGTCAATATTTTGAAGGAGTTTACAAAGATGGACGATTTGGGGGGGTCTATGGCGAACATGATGAAACAGATGGGCTTTAAGAAGtga
- a CDS encoding Protein kinase, translating into MGTTLSKRKNNSDKNVKNDSSENKRQKKNEEHDSNLEFIKKYKIINKIGDGNFSKVFCCRGENKKKCAMKLMCCPLKKTSHYNCFKRELFIMKTINNKHPYIVKILDYHEKIWKKYYIVKLILEYCEGGNLFEYIKINGSCTHSEARVIIIKLTKTIQYINSLKIMHRDIKPENILLRTKDNIKSVVLSDFGLAKITPSNQAVVKSRSVCGSDFYLAPEIIKNKEYGIKIDIWSLGVLIFFIITGKVPFTGKNANELYNNILKANIPELLSKEKSLNIQPGLKNLLENILVHDPEKRFSCSDILNHRWIRGTLTSCEFKIFNSASYIKKLRLDKKRSTTQDNEFKENQIKDKSFEKEKDSFANMKKKYTFFLKKITN; encoded by the exons atggggaccACGTtaagtaaaaggaaaaacaattcAG acaaaaacgtaaaaaatgacTCGTCCGAGAATAAGAGACAGAAGAAAAACGAGGAGCACGACTCAAATTTGgagtttataaaaaaatacaaaattattaacaaaattggAGA CGGTAATTTCTCCAAGGTGTTTTGTTGcagaggagaaaataaaaagaagtgcGCCATGAAG CTAATGTGCTGCCCGTTGAAGAAAACATCCCATTACAACTGCTTCAAGAGGGAATTGTTCATAATGAAAACGATCAATAACAAACATCCTTATATTGTTAAAATACTGGACTATCatgaaaaaatttggaaaa AATACTACATTGTGAAGCTAATCCTGGAGTACTGCGAAGGAGGGAACCTCTTCgagtatataaaaattaacgGAAGTTGCACACACTCTGAGGCTAGGGTTATTATTatcaaattaacaaaaacaATTCAGTACattaattctttaaaaattatgcacagAGATATAAAGccagaaaatattttactccGAACCAAGGACAATATAAAGAGCGTTGTCTTGTCCGACTTCGGACTAGCCAAAATAACCCCGTCCAATCAAGCCGTCGTTAAAAGTCGCTCCGTCTGTGGCAGTGATTTTTATCTTGCGCCAGAAATtataaagaataaagagTACGGGATAAAG ATCGACATATGGAGCCTGGGtgtcctcatttttttcataataacGGGGAAAGTACCATTTACGGGGAAAAACGCCAATGAATTGTACAACAATATTCTGAAGGCCAACATCCCAGAGCT ACTTTCAAAGGAGAAATCCCTGAATATCCAACCAGGCCTAAAAAATTTACTCGAAAATATCCTCGTCCATGACCCGGAAAAAAGATTTAGc TGCTCGGACATTTTGAACCACCGATGGATACGAGGAACCCTCACGAGTTgtgaatttaaaatttttaactccGCCTCGTACATAAA GAAATTACGActggacaaaaaaaggagcactaCACAGGACAACGAATTTAAAGAAAACCAAATCAAAGACAAATccttcgaaaaggaaaaggactCGTTTGCtaatatgaaaaagaaatacaccttcttcttaaaaaaaataacaaattag